In Dromaius novaehollandiae isolate bDroNov1 chromosome 16, bDroNov1.hap1, whole genome shotgun sequence, one genomic interval encodes:
- the BCL2L1 gene encoding bcl-2-like protein 1: MSSSNRELVIDFVSYKLSQKDYSWSQLEEEDENRTDFAVEAGMAGVLNGSPSWHPPASHVVNGAAVHRSSLEVHETVQAADVRQALREAGDEFELRYQRAFSDLTSQLHITPATAYQSFEQVVNELFRDGVNWGRIVAFFSFGGALCVESVEKEMRVLVGRIVSWMTTYLTDHLDPWIQENGGWERFVDLYGNNAAAEIRKGQETFNKWLLTGATVAGVLLLGSLLSRK; encoded by the exons ATGTCCAGCAGTAACCGGGAATTAGTGATTGACTTTGTTTCCTACAAGCTCTCACAGAAGGACTACAGCTGGAGTCAGCTCGAGGAAGAGGATGAGAACAGGACTGATTTTGCGGTAGAGGCCGGGATGGCCGGTGTCCTCAACGGGAGCCCGTCCTGGCACCCCCCTGCCAGCCACGTAGTGAACGGAGCCGCCGTGCACAGGAGCAGCCTCGAGGTCCATGAAACTGTTCAAGCAGCCGATGTGAGGCAGGCGCTGAGAGAGGCAGGCGATGAATTTGAGCTGAGGTACCAGAGAGCTTTCAGTGACCTCACTTCCCAGCTCCACATCACCCCTGCCACGGCGTATCAGAGCTTCGAGCAGGTGGTGAACGAACTCTTCCGGGATGGAGTGAACTGGGGTCGCATCGTGGCTTTCTTCTCCTTCGGAGGGGCGTTGTGTGTGGAGAGCGTTGAGAAGGAGATGCGGGTATTGGTTGGACGCATTGTATCTTGGATGACCACGTACTTGACCGACCATCTAGATCCCTGGATCCAAGAAAATGGCGGATGG GAGCGGTTCGTGGACCTCTACGGGAATAATGCTGCTGCTGAGATAAGGAAGGGCCAGGAGACCTTCAACAAATGGCTCCTGACCGGGGCGACCGTGGCAGGCGTGCTTCTGCTGGGATCTCTGCTGAGCCGCAAGTGA